A stretch of the Musa acuminata AAA Group cultivar baxijiao chromosome BXJ2-7, Cavendish_Baxijiao_AAA, whole genome shotgun sequence genome encodes the following:
- the LOC103991061 gene encoding protein WUSCHEL, with the protein MEPQHYQQQQQQLLQEDGNIGSCSSGGGGSKASFLCRQSSTRWIPTSDQIRILRDLYYNNGLRSPNAEQIQRISARLRQYGKIEGKNVFYWFQNHKARERQKKRLTVDITATTSSSNKSSAVVSPGIPTTSRSSGSYAVGLSGNDAYDAAAAAETSFREYCMSGSMNSVGTTPWRHHCLSDRVANTMSREIETLQLFPINTVKEEHEAEHYYHSLPHSNTKDCGDFDDSKNQYVPSFYHYSDGRLAEEQHQLYNLNSGNAATCDSLELTLNSYYYAPPDSM; encoded by the exons ATGGAACCACAACATtatcaacagcagcagcagcagttgctGCAGGAGGATGGCAACATCGGCAGCTGTTCGAGTGGGGGTGGAGGGAGCAAAGCCAGCTTTCTCTGCCGGCAGTCCAGTACGAGGTGGATCCCGACAAGCGATCAGATCAGGATACTGAGGGACCTCTACTACAACAATGGCCTACGGTCCCCGAACGCGGAGCAGATCCAGAGGATCTCAGCCAGGCTCCGGCAGTACGGCAAGATCGAAGGGAAGAACGTCTTTTACTGGTTCCAGAACCACAAGGCCCGGGAGAGACAGAAGAAGAGGCTCACCGTGGACATCACCGCAAccaccagcagcagcaacaagAGTTCCGCTGTCGTCTCTCCTG GGATTCCTACCACTAGTCGTTCATCTGGGTCGTATGCTGTTGGACTGAGCGGGAACGATGCTTATGATGCTGCTGCGGCCGCCGAAACAAGCTTCAGA GAGTATTGCATGTCTGGAAGCATGAACAGCGTGGGAACCACGCCATGGAGGCATCACTGCCTCTCGGATCGGGTGGCAAATACCATGTCTCGAGAGATCGAAACCCTTCAACTGTTTCCCATCAACACAGTGAAAGAAGAACACGAAGCTGAACACTACTACCACTCGCTGCCTCACTCGAACACCAAAGACTGCGGCGACTTCGACGACAGCAAGAACCAGTACGTACCGAGCTTCTACCATTACAGCGACGGGCGGCTGGCAGAGGAGCAGCACCAGCTCTACAACCTCAACAGCGGTAACGCCGCAACTTGCGACTCTTTGGAGCTCACCCTCAACTCCTACTACTACGCTCCTCCGGATTCCATGTGA